CGACGACGGCAGCCCCAAATACAGCGATTACCGCGACTTCATCGTGCGCTTCGAGAAGGCCCCCGGCATCGGCTTTCTGGCCGGCTGGCGCGGCGAGAACGGCGAACAGTCGCTGCGCGGTGCGCCGAACCCGCAACAGTGGCAGAAATACATCGACAACGGCTGTTTCTTTCACCACGAACTGCCGGAGCGGATGCGCTTTTACCGCTTCGCCAACAAGGACTATCTGGCGTTCGCAAAAGAGGCCGGTTTCAACGCCAGCGACGAGCCGATTGTCATTGAACTGTATTCCGAGCCATTGCAGAAATTCCGCCTCGCCGCGCAGGGGCTGTACGACGGCCCGCAGCCGGCGCACGAATACCAGCGCGAGCGCATCCGGCATTTCTTCGACCCGCTGCCTTTCCATTACCAGCCGCTTGAACAGTCGCTGACCGAACCCGGCGAATACCCGTTCTACGCCATCACGCAGCGGCCAATGGCGATGTATCACTCGTGGGATTCGCAAAATGCGTGGCTCAGGCAAATCCACACGCACAACCTGCTGTACATGAACCGCGCGCAGGCCGAACGCATGGGCATCAAGGACATGTCGTGGGTGTGGATGGAATCGCGCAACGGGCGCGTGCGCGTGCGCGTGCGGCTGATGGAGGGCGTGCAGGAAAACACCGTGTGGACATGGAACGCCATCGGCAAGGAACGCGGCACCTGGGGCCTTTCCGCCGATGCCAACGAGTCCAACCAGGGCTTTTTGATGAACCACCTGATCAGCGAACTGCTGCCGCGCGCCAGCGGCAACGGCGATGGCGGCAACGGCGACGGCGCCAACATCAGCAACTCCGACCCAATCACCGGCCAGGCGGCGTGGTACGACCTGCGGGTTAAAATCACCCCCGCCGAAGACGGCGACGGGCGCACCTGGCCGCTGTTCGGCAAGGACGGCGATGCCGCGCGCCAGCCGCCGCTGCGCTACCAGACGCACCGGGCGGTCAATCTGCAGCGCGCTTTTCACGACATCCTGAGGAGGGGCGAATGAAACTGGGGCTGGTCATTGATCTCGACACCTGCGTCGGCTGCAACGCCTGCGCGGTGGCGTGCAAGCAATGGAACACATCCGGCACGACCGGGCCGCTGTCCGACTACCGGCCCTTCGGCAAGGACCCTTCCGGCGTGTGGTTCAACCGCATCCGCCATTACGAGGTCGGCGACTATCCCGACAGCAAGACCGTTCACTTCCCGATGTCGTGCATGCATTGCGAAGACGCCGACTGCGTAACCGTGTGCCCCACCGGCGCCTCGTGGAAACGTCCCGAGGACGGCATCGTGCTGGTGGACCAGGACAAGTGCATGGGCTGCAACTACTGCGCCTGGGCGTGCCCGTACGGCGCGCGCGAACTCGACCGCGAGGACGGCGTGATGAAAAAATGCACGCTTTGCGTTGACCGCATCTACGACGAGGAACTGCCGGAACCGGAACGCCAGCCGGCCTGCGTGCTGACCTGCCCGACCCACGCGAGATTTTTCGGCGACCTCGACGACCCCGACTCCGAAGTCTCGACGCTGGTGCGCGAGCGCGACGGCGGGCAGTTGATGCCGGAACTCGGCTACAACCCGACCAATCTCTACCTGAAACCGCGCAAGGCCGCGCAGGTGCCGCCCCACGACGCGCCCGCAGGCGCCGGCGGCGGCGATGGCGATGGCGGCAACGGCGGCGGTCTGGCGGAGCGCGTCAAGAACTGGGTCAACCGGGCGGTGGCCCGGTAGGCCGCCGGCGCACGGCGGGCGGCGGACACCGAGGCCATGCAACCGGCCCTGTCCATCATTTTTTTCACGGTCGTCTCCGGCGCCGGGCTGGGGCTGTTCATTGTGCTGTCCGTCGCCGGGCTGTTCGGCAGGCCGCAGACGGAGGCGGCGCTGCTGGCGTGCGCCGCCGGCCTCGTGCTGACGACGTTAGGCCTGGTTTCCTCGACGCTGCATCTCGCCAACCCGAAGAATGCGTGGCGCGCGTTCAGCCGTTTCAAAACTTCGTGGCTGGCGCGCGAGGCTGTGCTCGCCATCGTCTTCTATCCGCTGGCGCTCGCCTACACGGCGCTGTGGTGGGCGCGCGGCAACGCCCTCGACAACCCGGTGTGGGTGGCGGTGTCGCTGCTGATTGGCCTGATTGCGCTGGCCACGGTGTTCTCGACCGGCATGATTTACGCATGCCTGAAGACCATCCGCCAGTGGCACACGCCGCTGACGCCGGTCAATTATGTCGTGCTGGCGCTGATGACCGGCCACCTGCTGATGCTGGCGCTGCAAGACCTTGCGGGCGGCCCGGTCAGCGCCTACGAGATGGAGATTGCGCTCGGCCTGCTGGCCGCCGGCGCGCTGGTGAAACTGGCTTACTACGCATGGATTGCGCCGCCGCAGGGGCCGACCATCAACACGGCGACCGGGTTCACGCGCGCCAATGTGCGCCTGCTGGATGTCGGGCACGGCGCCGGGACTTTTCTGACCGAGGAATTCGGCTTCCAGTTGGCGCGCGAAAGGCGCGTGCTGCTGCGCTGGTGCGTCTTCCTGCTGGGCTTTGCGCTGCCGGCGCTGCTGATGCTCGGCGGCCTCGCACAGGCGCTGGCGGTGCGGCCCGCGGCGCTGTCGGCGCTGGCGCTGGCGCTCGCCGGCATCTTCATCGAGCGCTGGCTGTTCTTCGCCGAGGCGCAGCATGTCGTGAATCTCTATCACGGCAGGCGGCAGACCTGATTCCGCCGCTTGCGGCATGACCGGCGCACCCGGCATGAACATCGTCGTTGTCGGCGCCGGCTATGTCGGGCTGGTTTGCGGCGCCTGCTTCGCGCAGTGGGGCAACCGCGTAACCTGCGTGGACATTGACGCCGGCAAGATACGCCGCCTCAACGCCGGCGATGTGCCGATTCACGAGCCGGGCCTGGAACCGCTGATTGCGGCCAATGTCCGCGACGGGCGGCTGTTTTTCACCGACCGCTGCGACGATGCGCGCGCCGCGCAGGCGCGGGCGCCTGTGCAGGCGGTCTTCATCGCGGTGGATACGCCGCCCGGCGACGACGGGCGCCCCGACCGGTCGGCGGTGCTGGCGGCGGCGGGCGATGCGGTGCCGGCGTTTGGCGGGCACACGGTGGTCGCCGTCAAATCCACCGTGCCGGTGGGCACCTGCGGCGCGGTGCGCGAGGCGGTGGCGCAGGCGATGGCGCGGGATGGCGGTGCGGCGCCGCTTGCCGCACAATTTGATGTGGTGTCCAATCCCGAGTTTCTGCGCGAAGGGCGGGCGGTGGACGACTTCATGCGCCCCGACCGCGTTGTCATCGGCGCCGACAATGCCGCGGGCCGCGATGTGTTGTGCGACCTCTACCGGCCACTGGCCGCGCAGGGTGTTGAATTTGTGCACACGAGCAGCGCCGGCGCCGAGTTAATCAAGTACGGCGCCAACGCCTTTCTTGCGGCCAAAGTCGGCCTCGTCAACGAAATCGCCGATTTGTGCGAGGCGCTGGGGCTGAACATCGGCGAGGTCGCCGCGGGCATCGGCCTGGACCCGCGCATCGGCGCCGACTTTCTGCGGCCCGGGCCGGGGTTCGGTGGCTCGTGCTTTCCGAAAGACACGCTCGGGCTGCTGGCCGCCGCGCGCGGGCACGATGTGGCGCTGCCGATACTGGAAAGCGTCGTGCGCTCAAACGAGGCCCGCAAGCAGGGCCTGGCGGAACGGGTGCGGCGCGCGCTCGGCGGCCTGTCCGGCAAGACCGTCGCGGTGCTGGGGCTTGCCTTCAAGGCCGACACCGACGATGTGCGGTGTTCGCCCGCTCTCGACCTGGTCGCCGGCCTGCTGCGCGGCGGCGCGGCGGTGAAAGCCTTCGACCCCGCCGGCATGGACCAGGCGCGGCGCCTGCTGCGCGATGTGGAATACTGCACAAGCGCCCTCGACGCGGCGGCGGGCGCCGACGCGCTGGTTGTGCACACCGACTGGGAGGAGTTTGCGGCGCTCGACTGGGGGCGCGTCAAAAGCGCGATGCGCGGGGCCGTCGTGTATGATTTCAGGAACCTGTGCGAGTTGTCGCGGATGCGCGAACTCGGGTTCCATTATTTTCCGGTCGGCGGCGCGCCGCTTGTTCCGGAG
This sequence is a window from Gammaproteobacteria bacterium. Protein-coding genes within it:
- a CDS encoding 4Fe-4S dicluster domain-containing protein yields the protein MKLGLVIDLDTCVGCNACAVACKQWNTSGTTGPLSDYRPFGKDPSGVWFNRIRHYEVGDYPDSKTVHFPMSCMHCEDADCVTVCPTGASWKRPEDGIVLVDQDKCMGCNYCAWACPYGARELDREDGVMKKCTLCVDRIYDEELPEPERQPACVLTCPTHARFFGDLDDPDSEVSTLVRERDGGQLMPELGYNPTNLYLKPRKAAQVPPHDAPAGAGGGDGDGGNGGGLAERVKNWVNRAVAR
- a CDS encoding dimethyl sulfoxide reductase anchor subunit, translating into MQPALSIIFFTVVSGAGLGLFIVLSVAGLFGRPQTEAALLACAAGLVLTTLGLVSSTLHLANPKNAWRAFSRFKTSWLAREAVLAIVFYPLALAYTALWWARGNALDNPVWVAVSLLIGLIALATVFSTGMIYACLKTIRQWHTPLTPVNYVVLALMTGHLLMLALQDLAGGPVSAYEMEIALGLLAAGALVKLAYYAWIAPPQGPTINTATGFTRANVRLLDVGHGAGTFLTEEFGFQLARERRVLLRWCVFLLGFALPALLMLGGLAQALAVRPAALSALALALAGIFIERWLFFAEAQHVVNLYHGRRQT
- a CDS encoding UDP-glucose/GDP-mannose dehydrogenase family protein translates to MTGAPGMNIVVVGAGYVGLVCGACFAQWGNRVTCVDIDAGKIRRLNAGDVPIHEPGLEPLIAANVRDGRLFFTDRCDDARAAQARAPVQAVFIAVDTPPGDDGRPDRSAVLAAAGDAVPAFGGHTVVAVKSTVPVGTCGAVREAVAQAMARDGGAAPLAAQFDVVSNPEFLREGRAVDDFMRPDRVVIGADNAAGRDVLCDLYRPLAAQGVEFVHTSSAGAELIKYGANAFLAAKVGLVNEIADLCEALGLNIGEVAAGIGLDPRIGADFLRPGPGFGGSCFPKDTLGLLAAARGHDVALPILESVVRSNEARKQGLAERVRRALGGLSGKTVAVLGLAFKADTDDVRCSPALDLVAGLLRGGAAVKAFDPAGMDQARRLLRDVEYCTSALDAAAGADALVVHTDWEEFAALDWGRVKSAMRGAVVYDFRNLCELSRMRELGFHYFPVGGAPLVPEKN